The genomic DNA CAGCGACGCCAGCGAAGCGCGCCACAACGAGATTTCGCGCTGGGTGAGCTCGCGCCAGTTCGACACCGGCAAGCAGGCCTCGCGCGACAGCGATTTCAAGGCGATCAAGAAGAAGCTGGGCGCCGTCATCGATGCGAAGGACGATCACGAGCTCGCCGATTTCGAGGAGTTCGAGTTCCCGGGCGGCTACTTCACCGGCGATGACGGCGAGAACCGGACCAAGCTGCGCGGCGAGGAACTCAATGCGCGCCGCGACCGCCACTGGGCGCTGACCTCCTGGCCCGACGTGACGGCCGGCCGCAGCTTCAAGTTCGAAGGCGATCCCGACGGCACGCGCAACGGCGAGTACGTGATCGCGGCCTGCACCTTCATGGCAAGCCACCCCGGCTATGAAAGCGTGGGCGCCGGCGCGGCCGTTTCGCAGGATGTGCACTCGGCGCTGGCCGACGTGCTGCAGGACGATGCGGTGAACGCTGACACGCTGCAGGTGCTGGAAGACCTGATCGCCAGCACGCCGATGCTCAACGCGTCGCAGCCGGGCACCAGCGCCTTCCTGATCACCGCGATACCGATGGAGCGCGCCTACCGGCCGCCGCGCCTCACGCCGCGCGTGACCATGCCCGGTCCGCAGACCGCCATCGTGGTCGGCCCCGCCGGCGATGAGCTGCACGTGGACGACCATGGCCGCGTGAAGGTGCACTTCCACTGGGACCGCTACGACGAGAGCAACGAGAAGTCGACCTGCTGGGTGCGCGTGTCGCAGCCCTGGGGCGGCAAGGGCTGGGGCGGGTATTTCATCCCGCGCATCGGCCAGGAGGTGATCGTCGACTTCATCAACGGCGACCCCGACCGTCCGATCATCGTCGGGCGGGTCTACAACGACGACCAGCCCATTCCCTACAAGTCGCCCACGCAGAGCGGCTTCAAGACCCGCTCCACGCCCGGCGGCGGTCCCGCGAACTACAACGAGATCATGTTCGAGGACAAGAAGGGCGAGGAGAACATCAACATCCATGCCGAGCTGGACATGAGCCGCAGCGTGGAGAGGGATGACTCGACCACGGTGGACCGCGACCAGACGGTGACGGTCAAGCGCGACCAGACGAACCACGTGGACCGCGACCGCAAGAGCACAGTGACGCGCAACGACACCAACATGGTGGTGGTCAACCAGAAGAACACGGTCAAGGGCAACCAGAACAACCAGGTGGTGGGCAACCGCGAGACCTTCGTCGACAGCAACGACACGTTGACGGTGGCCGGCACCCGCACCACCGACGTGACTGGTGCACGCAGCGACACCTCGCGTGCCGGCGAAACGCGCAATGTCATCGGCAACCAGACCATCAGCGTCACCGGCAATGTGACCTACAAGGCCGCGAAGATGAGCTTCGAGGCCGGCCACATCGACTGGCTGGTGACCGGCGCCAGCAGCAAGTACATCACCGTTCCCACCGGGCCGCTGGGGTTGATGGCCAACAAGATCAAGCTCATGAGCAACACCGGCATCGAGATGATGGCGGCGGGCAACATCGATGCGACCTCGGTCGGATCGAACACCACGGTGCTGGGGCCCAACACCAGCGGCTACATCGGCAACAACAGCGAAGCCAACATCGGCATGGCGCGATCGACCTTCATGGGACTGAGCATCGATAACGCGCTGGCGCTCGCCATCTCGAACTTTGCCGGCGTGGCGATCGAGAACACGCTCGGCATCAAGCTGGTGAACTGCGTCGCGCCCGAGATCGAATCGGTGGGGATGGACTTCAAGCAGGCGCCGCTGCACACCTTCACGCCAGGGGTAGGCGCGGGCGCCGCGGCTGGAGCAGCCGCGGCCGGCGTGCTGGGTGCGGTGGCGGGCGCTGCGACTGCCTTCAAGGACGTGAAAGCCACCCTCAAGCAGTATGCCGACGCGGCCAAGGCGCTCGACGAAGCCGCAGCCGAGGCACTCGACCAGAAGTTGCCGGGTCTCGCGGGCCGCCTGTCTTCGCTGGCGGGCGCGACGCGCAACCGGCGCATCGAAGGCATCATCGGCGCGATCCCGGTGGTGGGCACGGTGGCCGTCGCGGCGGCTGAAGGCATCATCGAACACGAGGGCATGAAGACCACGGCCGAGCAGACCGCAGACCTTGCCAAGACGCGAAACGCGGACGACACGGCAGCGCCTCCCCCACCGCCCGAAGACGACTGACCAGGCAGCGCGCACGCAACCATGCAAGTCCTCAAACCGCAGGCGCTGGGCCTGTCGACCCGCCCCATCGAGTTTCGCAAGCGTTTCGGCCTGAGCGTGAGCGCGTACCTGCACCTGCCCTTCGAGCAAGGCGCGCGCGGCACGCTGTGGGCCGAGCAGTCGATGTGGTCTTTCCTGGCCAAGGAAATGGCGCAACCGCTGATCGACGAAGGCGTGGCCAAGCTCACGCCCGAATACCTCGTGCATGGCAGGGCCTTTCCGCCGCCCGAGCGGCCCAACGGCTGCGCGGTGCGTGCCCGCTTCGGCTCGCTGGAAAAAACCCTGCTGGTGCTCGGCGAACGTCATTGGGACGGCACCCGCGCCAGCGAAGCGCAGCCCTTCGCCGAAATGGCCATCGATTGGACGCGCGCCTACGGCGGCACCGACTTCGCGGACAACACCGCGGGACGCGGTCGGCAGGCGCAGGATGGCGTGACCTGGCTGCCCAACATCGAACTGCCGAACGATCGCCTCTTGCGACCCGATCAAGCCGTCGCGCCTGCCGGCTTCGGTGCGCTCGACGCCATGCATCCCCAGCGCGCCCGGTACCGCGGCACATACGACGCCGACTACCTGAAGCAGCACGCGCCGGGTTTCGCGCCCGACACCGATTGGCGCTACTTCAATCTCGCGCAACCCGACCAGTGGGTGGCCGGCGCCATTGCGGGCGACGAAGTTTTCTCGTTCGAGCACATGCACCCTGCCAAGGCGAAGATCGAAGGCCGGCTGCCCGGCATGCGCGCGCGCGTGTTCGCCGGCTACAGGATCGCGGGCAGCGACGAGCCCAAGATGCGCGAAGTGCCTCTGCGGCTGACCACCGTGTGGTTCTTCCCGCATGCGGAGCGCTGCATCGCGATCTTCCAGGGTCTGGCCGAAGTGGCTACCGACGACGGCTCCGACGTGGCCAGCCTGATGGGCGCGGTCGAGCGCTTCGGGGAGGAGAAGCCCGACGCACACTATCTCGAAGCGGTCGCAAAGCGGGCCGATCCGAAGATGGGACCGATCTACGCCATCGTCGACAGCGATCTCCTGCCCGAAGGAGTGAGCACCGCCGATCCCGACATCGAAGCCGCGAAGGAACCCTTCGGTTCCGACGGCCTCCAGGGCGAAGCGCAGTACCGCCGCGCAGCCATGGACGTGGTCTTCGCTCGCGACCGGGCCACCGCCATGGGCCAGGACCCCGACGCGCTCGGCCTGCGCGTTCCGCCGCGCGAGAAAGTGCCCACGGGCGATGCGTTGCCGGCCTACCTCGAAGAGAAGATCAAAGAGGCCGAGGCGCAGCAATGGGCCGCAGTGGAAGATGCGGTCGTGGTTCTGGAGCGTGCGCTGGCCGTGTCGGACACCTACGGTATCGACATCGCGAAGCTGCAGCACCGCGGCCCGCCGCTCTTCAACGCCGCAACGCAACTGGCCGCCATGCAGGCGCAAGCGGCCGCCAGCCCGAATCCGCCTGACCTGTCGCCGGTGTTCCGAAAACTCTGCCAGATCGAGGAGACGCAACGCGCAGGCTACCTGCAGGCCGCGCACAAGCAGCCGCCCGCCGACGCGATGGCAAAGGAGGAGGCGGCCACGCTGCGCTCGGAGATGTCGCGCGCGATCGCGGCGGGAATCAAGTTCTTTGCAGGGGTCGATTTCACGGGCGCCGATTTTTCGGGGCTCGACCTGCGCGAGGCGAACTTCGAAGGCGCGTGGCTGGAGAGCGCGGACTTCTCCAACGCCAACCTGTCGGGCGCGAACTTCACATCCGCCGTGCTCGCTCACGCGAGCCTGGAAGGCGTCGTCGCCATCGGCACGAACTTCGCCAAGGCCAATCTCGGCAACGCCCTGCTTGCGCGCGGCGTGTTCGATGACGCCGTTTTTTGCGAGGCCATGCTCATGGGCTGCGGCTTTGCCGGCACGCAGGCGCGGCGTGCGAAGTTCAGGCAGTCCAACCTGCTCGAAACCACCTGGGGCGAAGCCGACTGGACTGGCGCCGATCTCGCCGGCCAGACCTTCTACAAACTCGACCTGAAGGGAGTGCAGTGGCCCGAGGCCGACCTGTCGGCCTGCAACTTCATCGAGTGCGACCTGTCCGGTGCCCACATGGACGCGGCACTGCTGGTGAGCGCTACCTTTGCGTCGTGCAGGCTCGACGGCGCCAGGCTTCTGGCCGCGCAGTGCATGGGAGCGGTGGCGGTAAAGGGCTCGAGCCTGGCCGGGGCCGACATGAGCCAGGCCGACATGCGCAATTTCAACTTCGGCGCCAGCGACCTGCGCGACGCCAAGTTCGTCCGTGCGGTGTTGGACGGCGCGAACCTATGCGACACGCTGCTGACAGGCGCCGATCTGCGACTGGCCAGCGCCAAGGGCGCCTTGATGCGAAAGGCTGCCTGCGGCAACGCGCTGCTGTCGGGCGTGAACTTCGCCGATGCGGTCTTCCAGTCGGCCGACCTGCGCGGCGCCGACCTGCGGCGCAGCAACCTCTTCGGCGCTGACCTCAGCCGCGTGCGCCTTGACGGCTCGACCAGCTTCGACGGTGCCCTGCTGAAGCGCGCACGCACCTATCCGCGACTGACTGCCGAACAGCAGGCCTCGCCATGAATATCGCGCCCATCTGCCCCGAGCAAGTTTTTTTCCGCTTGATGGGAAGGCGCGCAACGCCGAGGGTGAACCCGTGAGCAGCATGAGCCCTGATCTGCTCGAGATCGCGGTGAGCATTGGCGAGACGCTGGAGAACCTCGACCTGTCGAAGGGCGCCTACGCCGGCCGGTCGCTTGGTGGCGGCGTGTTCTCCAGGGTGAATTTCGCGCAGGTCGACTTTCGTGGCGCAGACCTCCGCGAGACCGTGTTCGATCAGTGCGACCTGCGCGGTGCCATCGTCCCCAACGCCAACCTGCGCAGGGCCGTGTTCAACCGCTGCGTGCTCGATCACGCCGACCTGCGCGATTCGAACCTGCATGGGGCCGTATTTTCCGAGTGCGATCTCGTGCACGCCCAATTGGCGCAATGCACGATGTCGATGGCAATCGTTGCAAAGTGCAAGCTCGACCATGCCGTGCTGCGCGGAGCGCAGCTGGATGCGGCGCTGTTCAGCCAGTCGGTGCTGCTTGACGTATGCGCAGACGACACCAGCTGGCAATACACTGCGTTGAACGAATGCGACGTGTCGCACCTCACCTGGACCGGTGCGCGCATGTTGCGCAACGTGTTCTTCAAGACCTCGTTGAGGGGCATGTCCTTCGCGGGGACGCAACTCGAGGGGTGCCAGTTCTCGTCGGCCGACCTGAGCGGCGCTGACTTCAGTGGCGTGTTACTGCAACAGTGCAACTTCCAGGGCGCACTGCTCGACGGCGCGTGCTTCGCGAAGGCTGTGGCACCGTCGACCATTTTCTGCGAAGCCGGCGGCAAGGAAGTCGATTTCTCGCAAGCGCGGCTGAGGCAGGCGCTGTTCACGGGCGCGCGCTTCGCGGGTGGCAACTTTGCCGGCTGCGATCTCTATCAGACGCACTTCGCAGGCGCGAAGCTGCGGGGGGCGAACTTCGGCGGAGCCGAACTCACGTATGCAGATTTTCGCCATGCCGACCTGTCCCGCGCCGACCTGCGCGGCGCCACCATGATGCGCACCGTGCTGCACGGTAGCCTCACAGACGAGGCGCAGATGGGCGACCGCGCCGGCGCGATCGAAACCGATGCCGATCTCGCCGCGTCCGAA from Variovorax sp. V93 includes the following:
- a CDS encoding type VI secretion system Vgr family protein encodes the protein MADHEFRIETDSPAKDDLMFWRIVGHEALARPSAYELTVLSKSKALDAKDILGRAFDVVIQFQDKDGGVHERHCQGHAVRFVRAGHVGRHFEYRITLRSWFWLLTKRTNSRILQDKKVLEVLDAVFEDSPIKRFKKTKAGNVIGTHNPRRYCVQHQESDYRFLSRLLEDEGIYYWFDAHDAPGTMHLSDASDLAHEKLPVEGTLRYMPSDASEARHNEISRWVSSRQFDTGKQASRDSDFKAIKKKLGAVIDAKDDHELADFEEFEFPGGYFTGDDGENRTKLRGEELNARRDRHWALTSWPDVTAGRSFKFEGDPDGTRNGEYVIAACTFMASHPGYESVGAGAAVSQDVHSALADVLQDDAVNADTLQVLEDLIASTPMLNASQPGTSAFLITAIPMERAYRPPRLTPRVTMPGPQTAIVVGPAGDELHVDDHGRVKVHFHWDRYDESNEKSTCWVRVSQPWGGKGWGGYFIPRIGQEVIVDFINGDPDRPIIVGRVYNDDQPIPYKSPTQSGFKTRSTPGGGPANYNEIMFEDKKGEENINIHAELDMSRSVERDDSTTVDRDQTVTVKRDQTNHVDRDRKSTVTRNDTNMVVVNQKNTVKGNQNNQVVGNRETFVDSNDTLTVAGTRTTDVTGARSDTSRAGETRNVIGNQTISVTGNVTYKAAKMSFEAGHIDWLVTGASSKYITVPTGPLGLMANKIKLMSNTGIEMMAAGNIDATSVGSNTTVLGPNTSGYIGNNSEANIGMARSTFMGLSIDNALALAISNFAGVAIENTLGIKLVNCVAPEIESVGMDFKQAPLHTFTPGVGAGAAAGAAAAGVLGAVAGAATAFKDVKATLKQYADAAKALDEAAAEALDQKLPGLAGRLSSLAGATRNRRIEGIIGAIPVVGTVAVAAAEGIIEHEGMKTTAEQTADLAKTRNADDTAAPPPPPEDD
- a CDS encoding DUF2169 domain-containing protein, producing the protein MQVLKPQALGLSTRPIEFRKRFGLSVSAYLHLPFEQGARGTLWAEQSMWSFLAKEMAQPLIDEGVAKLTPEYLVHGRAFPPPERPNGCAVRARFGSLEKTLLVLGERHWDGTRASEAQPFAEMAIDWTRAYGGTDFADNTAGRGRQAQDGVTWLPNIELPNDRLLRPDQAVAPAGFGALDAMHPQRARYRGTYDADYLKQHAPGFAPDTDWRYFNLAQPDQWVAGAIAGDEVFSFEHMHPAKAKIEGRLPGMRARVFAGYRIAGSDEPKMREVPLRLTTVWFFPHAERCIAIFQGLAEVATDDGSDVASLMGAVERFGEEKPDAHYLEAVAKRADPKMGPIYAIVDSDLLPEGVSTADPDIEAAKEPFGSDGLQGEAQYRRAAMDVVFARDRATAMGQDPDALGLRVPPREKVPTGDALPAYLEEKIKEAEAQQWAAVEDAVVVLERALAVSDTYGIDIAKLQHRGPPLFNAATQLAAMQAQAAASPNPPDLSPVFRKLCQIEETQRAGYLQAAHKQPPADAMAKEEAATLRSEMSRAIAAGIKFFAGVDFTGADFSGLDLREANFEGAWLESADFSNANLSGANFTSAVLAHASLEGVVAIGTNFAKANLGNALLARGVFDDAVFCEAMLMGCGFAGTQARRAKFRQSNLLETTWGEADWTGADLAGQTFYKLDLKGVQWPEADLSACNFIECDLSGAHMDAALLVSATFASCRLDGARLLAAQCMGAVAVKGSSLAGADMSQADMRNFNFGASDLRDAKFVRAVLDGANLCDTLLTGADLRLASAKGALMRKAACGNALLSGVNFADAVFQSADLRGADLRRSNLFGADLSRVRLDGSTSFDGALLKRARTYPRLTAEQQASP
- a CDS encoding pentapeptide repeat-containing protein; this encodes MSPDLLEIAVSIGETLENLDLSKGAYAGRSLGGGVFSRVNFAQVDFRGADLRETVFDQCDLRGAIVPNANLRRAVFNRCVLDHADLRDSNLHGAVFSECDLVHAQLAQCTMSMAIVAKCKLDHAVLRGAQLDAALFSQSVLLDVCADDTSWQYTALNECDVSHLTWTGARMLRNVFFKTSLRGMSFAGTQLEGCQFSSADLSGADFSGVLLQQCNFQGALLDGACFAKAVAPSTIFCEAGGKEVDFSQARLRQALFTGARFAGGNFAGCDLYQTHFAGAKLRGANFGGAELTYADFRHADLSRADLRGATMMRTVLHGSLTDEAQMGDRAGAIETDADLAASERWQPLVA